The following coding sequences are from one Pocillopora verrucosa isolate sample1 chromosome 5, ASM3666991v2, whole genome shotgun sequence window:
- the LOC131772042 gene encoding neurogenic locus notch homolog protein 1 isoform X1 → MFSIHYLLVLITLVFSCKLIKVSGLKITPRNQSKALGNQSLENHFTAWIHKNSAITLNNRPTKRHSFERLNVDDNVESNYETSYDKQDMDDFDVNNAGEKLQTSYRQVILDPNEANALRVPHPYPFQPIHVRRDWHPQIEPLEIFPNPIQVDHYRKVPVAVQVPRYEIVPKPFYVPLRASPDYSVLHVDVYHPANPCRNGGLLLSSRFGYHCLCSKDYKGRFCDAKLYCSSSPCEHGGKCEEIENNYQCQCPTGYMGYNCEEKNSCRPNPCKNDGQCVETISNYKCYCRSGFTGKHCEDLDYCDPNPCQHGGTCQQRHASHECICREEFKGKLCEKKRVCLANPCKNGGECVEDNSNYPCICPMGYSPPYCRVHVCDSNPCLNDGKCVPGKAGGHWKYQCICSLLYKGDNCEIPNPCVTNPCLHGGRCIDTFSKYTNFPKDWDIGFLHYYCACPPDYTGQKCEENLCLRCDVNATCQSGQCICKDGFRGDGFKCTAVKDPCVPNPCRNNGTCSKGPDESFDCTCPEGFFPPLCTTVDVCIPNPCKNQGICTKDGVDQYHCICPAGFLPPNCVNKTVDPCVPNPCLNRATCQASQDEKRFTCNCRGSFKPPLCACDCPKGDPLWVPPILAQQCKEDGECYCPSYNGKTHSKTERGCVESRQDPCDSNPCQNGGVCSANPDNLSFTCQCPEPCTGDRCQNCNIDEICTPGYCKNGGTCIVVGTKPFCKCPPSYLPPLCLMHVNTTDNRSLCHPNPCQNGGKCRQVRPNSLECSCSKQYHGRYCERDKCMDCDVHAICYNGRCKCRPGYKGSGFHGDCKPVSFCNTCPLNAVCVGGECACIAGFYFIDNTCQKIVGD, encoded by the exons ATGTTTAGTATACattatttgcttgttttgattACACTGGTGTTCAGCTGTAAACTCATCAAGGTCTCTGGGTTGAAGATAACACCGCGGAATCAGAGCAAGGCGTTAGGAAATCAGTCACTGGAAAACCATTTTACGGCGTGGATACATAAAAACAGTGCTATAACCTTAAATAATCGTCCAACCAAGCGACACTCTTTTGAGCGATTAAATGTGGACGATAACGTTGAATCCAATTATGAGACCTCATACGACAAACAAGATATGGACGATTTTGATGTGAACAATGCAGGAGAGAAGCTACAGACAAGCTACAGACAAGTGATTTTAGATCCAAATGAGGCGAATGCTTTACGAGTTCCTCATCCATATCCTTTCCAGCCAATTCATGTACGCCGTGACTGGCATCCCCAAATAGAACCGCTAGAGATATTCCCAAATCCCATTCAAGTTGATCATTACAGGAAAGTTCCAGTTGCAGTTCAGGTGCCGAGATACGAAATTGTTCCAAAACCTTTTTACGTTCCTTTAAGAGCATCGCCAGATTACAGTGTGCTGCACGTAGATGTTTATCACCCAG CTAATCCTTGCAGAAATGGCGGCCTTTTGCTATCCAGCCGCTTTGGCTATCATTGCTTGTGTTCAAAGGATTACAAAGGAAGGTTTTGCGATG CTAAGTTATACTGCTCTTCGAGCCCATGTGAACATGGTGGAAAGTGCGAGGAAATAGAGAACAATTATCAATGTCAGTGTCCAACAGGATACATGGGTTACAACTGCGAAG AAAAGAACTCTTGTAGACCAAACCCATGTAAAAACGACGGACAGTGTGTGGAGACTATTAGCAATTACAAGTGTTACTGCAGATCTGGATTCACAGGAAAGCATTGCGAAG ACTTAGATTACTGTGATCCAAACCCATGTCAACATGGCGGCACATGTCAGCAGAGACACGCCTCTCACGAATGCATCTGCAGAGAAGAATTCAAAGGAAAACTGTGCGAAA AGAAACGAGTGTGTCTTGCTAATCCGTGCAAAAACGGCGGCGAATGCGTTGAGGATAACTCCAATTATCCTTGCATATGTCCGATGGGATATAGTCCGCCATATTGCAGAG tccaTGTTTGTGACTCCAACCCCTGCCTTAATGACGGTAAATGCGTTCCGGGGAAAGCAGGAGGGCACTGGAAATACCAGTGCATTTGCTCCCTCCTTTACAAAGGAGATAATTGTGAAA TTCCCAATCCTTGTGTAACAAATCCGTGTTTACATGGTGGAAGATGTATTGATACTTTTAGCAAGTACACAAACTTTCCAAAGGACTGGGACATAGGCTTTTTACATTACTACTGCGCATGTCCACCGGATTATACAGGGCAGAAATGTGAAG aaaatttgtgTCTAAGGTGCGACGTAAATGCAACTTGCCAAAGTGGACAGTGCATCTGTAAGGATGGATTCAGAGGAGATGGCTTCAAATGCACTG CCGTCAAGGATCCATGCGTTCCAAACCCATGTCGAAATAACGGGACATGTAGCAAGGGACCTGATGAAAGCTTCGACTGCACGTGTCCAGAGGGATTTTTCCCCCCTCTTTGCACTA CGGTAGATGTTTGTATCCCTAATCCTTGTAAGAATCAAGGAATTTGCACAAAGGATGGCGTCGATCAATATCATTGCATCTGCCCGGCGGGCTTTTTACCTCCTAATTGTGTAAACA AGACTGTTGATCCTTGCGTCCCTAATCCATGTCTAAACAGAGCAACTTGTCAGGCGTCACAAGATGAAAAGAGATTTACCTGCAACTGCAGAGGAAGTTTTAAGCCTCCTCTTTGTG CATGTGACTGTCCAAAAGGAGATCCTTTGTGGGTTCCTCCCATTCTCGCTCAACAGTGCAAAGAAGATGGAGAGTGTTACTGCCCAAGTTACAACGGTAAAACGCACTCTAAGACAGAGAGAGGCTGCGTAGAGTCAA GACAGGATCCCTGCGATAGTAATCCGTGTCAAAATGGTGGTGTGTGTTCTGCTAACCCTGACAATTTGTCCTTCACTTGTCAATGTCCTGAGCCATGCACGGGAGATCGCTGTCAAAATTGTAACA TTGACGAGATTTGTACTCCTGGATATTGCAAGAACGGTGGAACCTGTATAGTTGTGGGAACGAAGCCTTTCTGCAAGTGTCCTCCAAGTTACCTTCCCCCTCTATGCCTGATGCACGTTAACACAACAG ATAACCGAAGTCTTTGTCATCCCAACCCATGCCAAAATGGTGGAAAATGCAGGCAAGTGAGACCGAACAGCCTTGAATGTAGCTGCTCCAAGCAGTACCATGGAAGATACTGTGAGC gTGACAAGTGCATGGATTGTGATGTCCACGCCATATGCTACAATGGCCGTTGTAAATGCAGACCGGGCTACAAAGGAAGTGGATTTCATGGAGATTGTAAACCAG tgTCTTTCTGTAACACCTGTCCGCTAAACGCCGTCTGTGTCGGCGGAGAATGCGCTTGTATCGCGGGATTTTACTTTATTGATAACACTTGTCAGAAAATAG TTGGAGACTAA
- the LOC131772042 gene encoding adhesive plaque matrix protein 2 isoform X2 — protein sequence MFSIHYLLVLITLVFSCKLIKVSGLKITPRNQSKALGNQSLENHFTAWIHKNSAITLNNRPTKRHSFERLNVDDNVESNYETSYDKQDMDDFDVNNAGEKLQTSYRQVILDPNEANALRVPHPYPFQPIHVRRDWHPQIEPLEIFPNPIQVDHYRKVPVAVQVPRYEIVPKPFYVPLRASPDYSVLHVDVYHPANPCRNGGLLLSSRFGYHCLCSKDYKGRFCDAKLYCSSSPCEHGGKCEEIENNYQCQCPTGYMGYNCEEKNSCRPNPCKNDGQCVETISNYKCYCRSGFTGKHCEDLDYCDPNPCQHGGTCQQRHASHECICREEFKGKLCEKKRVCLANPCKNGGECVEDNSNYPCICPMGYSPPYCRVHVCDSNPCLNDGKCVPGKAGGHWKYQCICSLLYKGDNCEIPNPCVTNPCLHGGRCIDTFSKYTNFPKDWDIGFLHYYCACPPDYTGQKCEENLCLRCDVNATCQSGQCICKDGFRGDGFKCTAVKDPCVPNPCRNNGTCSKGPDESFDCTCPEGFFPPLCTTVDVCIPNPCKNQGICTKDGVDQYHCICPAGFLPPNCVNKTVDPCVPNPCLNRATCQASQDEKRFTCNCRGSFKPPLCACDCPKGDPLWVPPILAQQCKEDGECYCPSYNGKTHSKTERGCVESRQDPCDSNPCQNGGVCSANPDNLSFTCQCPEPCTGDRCQNCNIDEICTPGYCKNGGTCIVVGTKPFCKCPPSYLPPLCLMHVNTTDNRSLCHPNPCQNGGKCRQVRPNSLECSCSKQYHGRYCERK from the exons ATGTTTAGTATACattatttgcttgttttgattACACTGGTGTTCAGCTGTAAACTCATCAAGGTCTCTGGGTTGAAGATAACACCGCGGAATCAGAGCAAGGCGTTAGGAAATCAGTCACTGGAAAACCATTTTACGGCGTGGATACATAAAAACAGTGCTATAACCTTAAATAATCGTCCAACCAAGCGACACTCTTTTGAGCGATTAAATGTGGACGATAACGTTGAATCCAATTATGAGACCTCATACGACAAACAAGATATGGACGATTTTGATGTGAACAATGCAGGAGAGAAGCTACAGACAAGCTACAGACAAGTGATTTTAGATCCAAATGAGGCGAATGCTTTACGAGTTCCTCATCCATATCCTTTCCAGCCAATTCATGTACGCCGTGACTGGCATCCCCAAATAGAACCGCTAGAGATATTCCCAAATCCCATTCAAGTTGATCATTACAGGAAAGTTCCAGTTGCAGTTCAGGTGCCGAGATACGAAATTGTTCCAAAACCTTTTTACGTTCCTTTAAGAGCATCGCCAGATTACAGTGTGCTGCACGTAGATGTTTATCACCCAG CTAATCCTTGCAGAAATGGCGGCCTTTTGCTATCCAGCCGCTTTGGCTATCATTGCTTGTGTTCAAAGGATTACAAAGGAAGGTTTTGCGATG CTAAGTTATACTGCTCTTCGAGCCCATGTGAACATGGTGGAAAGTGCGAGGAAATAGAGAACAATTATCAATGTCAGTGTCCAACAGGATACATGGGTTACAACTGCGAAG AAAAGAACTCTTGTAGACCAAACCCATGTAAAAACGACGGACAGTGTGTGGAGACTATTAGCAATTACAAGTGTTACTGCAGATCTGGATTCACAGGAAAGCATTGCGAAG ACTTAGATTACTGTGATCCAAACCCATGTCAACATGGCGGCACATGTCAGCAGAGACACGCCTCTCACGAATGCATCTGCAGAGAAGAATTCAAAGGAAAACTGTGCGAAA AGAAACGAGTGTGTCTTGCTAATCCGTGCAAAAACGGCGGCGAATGCGTTGAGGATAACTCCAATTATCCTTGCATATGTCCGATGGGATATAGTCCGCCATATTGCAGAG tccaTGTTTGTGACTCCAACCCCTGCCTTAATGACGGTAAATGCGTTCCGGGGAAAGCAGGAGGGCACTGGAAATACCAGTGCATTTGCTCCCTCCTTTACAAAGGAGATAATTGTGAAA TTCCCAATCCTTGTGTAACAAATCCGTGTTTACATGGTGGAAGATGTATTGATACTTTTAGCAAGTACACAAACTTTCCAAAGGACTGGGACATAGGCTTTTTACATTACTACTGCGCATGTCCACCGGATTATACAGGGCAGAAATGTGAAG aaaatttgtgTCTAAGGTGCGACGTAAATGCAACTTGCCAAAGTGGACAGTGCATCTGTAAGGATGGATTCAGAGGAGATGGCTTCAAATGCACTG CCGTCAAGGATCCATGCGTTCCAAACCCATGTCGAAATAACGGGACATGTAGCAAGGGACCTGATGAAAGCTTCGACTGCACGTGTCCAGAGGGATTTTTCCCCCCTCTTTGCACTA CGGTAGATGTTTGTATCCCTAATCCTTGTAAGAATCAAGGAATTTGCACAAAGGATGGCGTCGATCAATATCATTGCATCTGCCCGGCGGGCTTTTTACCTCCTAATTGTGTAAACA AGACTGTTGATCCTTGCGTCCCTAATCCATGTCTAAACAGAGCAACTTGTCAGGCGTCACAAGATGAAAAGAGATTTACCTGCAACTGCAGAGGAAGTTTTAAGCCTCCTCTTTGTG CATGTGACTGTCCAAAAGGAGATCCTTTGTGGGTTCCTCCCATTCTCGCTCAACAGTGCAAAGAAGATGGAGAGTGTTACTGCCCAAGTTACAACGGTAAAACGCACTCTAAGACAGAGAGAGGCTGCGTAGAGTCAA GACAGGATCCCTGCGATAGTAATCCGTGTCAAAATGGTGGTGTGTGTTCTGCTAACCCTGACAATTTGTCCTTCACTTGTCAATGTCCTGAGCCATGCACGGGAGATCGCTGTCAAAATTGTAACA TTGACGAGATTTGTACTCCTGGATATTGCAAGAACGGTGGAACCTGTATAGTTGTGGGAACGAAGCCTTTCTGCAAGTGTCCTCCAAGTTACCTTCCCCCTCTATGCCTGATGCACGTTAACACAACAG ATAACCGAAGTCTTTGTCATCCCAACCCATGCCAAAATGGTGGAAAATGCAGGCAAGTGAGACCGAACAGCCTTGAATGTAGCTGCTCCAAGCAGTACCATGGAAGATACTGTGAGCGTAA gTGA